AAACCGGCGCCAAACGCCAGCCCGGCAGCACCCAGCGCGCCGTACGGATCCGCCGGATCCAGACCTGCCGCCACCGGCAACCCAATCCAGCCGCCGATGCCGGAGAACACCGCCACGTACTGGTGGCCATTGGCCTTGTAGGCGATCGGGTTGCCGATGATGCCGGAGTGATACGCCCAGGGTTCCGTAGACACTCAAGACCCTC
The nucleotide sequence above comes from Xanthomonas campestris pv. campestris str. ATCC 33913. Encoded proteins:
- a CDS encoding methanol dehydrogenase; this encodes MSTEPWAYHSGIIGNPIAYKANGHQYVAVFSGIGGWIGLPVAAGLDPADPYGALGAAGLAFGAGFDKIPLGGMVHTFRIDGAGKTVTASATATAAAGGGTANAAAKTAR